The genomic window TGTTAAAGTGCTCATCAAATCATAGTATGTATAGATTGTTTCTCAATCAGTTCTAGGGAGGTGAGgttgtatttttattattatatgtttCAAATTGTTAAAAATATAATGTGAATTCCATTCTTCTGAAGTTGTGATGGGATGTTAGTTTGAATGATGTTATTTGTgatctcatctcattcttttATACATGATTCTGATGTCAGTCAAAGTTGTTGCTTTCTCATTTTATTTTGTCAGTTTCGAAGTTATGATGGGATGTtggtttttgaatttttcttcaaaaacaaaaaatggaTTGGATGTGTGGTTAGGTGGGGAAAGTGATTCTCTTTCCTGTTTTTCTGAGTACCCTCACATGAAAAATCAGATTTTGGTGGTTTGATGGGAGAAATGACATCATCTTCTATAACAAATAGTACTATCTTCTATTATTCTATCAAAAAAGTTATTTGGTCAATGAGAGTAGGTATTGTTACTTGTGACTAACTCCCCTTTGTCATTTATTGCAAATCAATCGCATTAGCAAGTACTTTTATGGCCTCTCTGGTGATAGATTTTCTTTCAAAAAGGAAAAACCTTCCCTTTCTACAAATCACGTCAGATCTCCTGCTCTTCATTCTTCGGATGGATGATTATCTGCCTTCTGCACATTCGATTGGTAGGTGTTGATTGCTGTCAAATTTTCGATGATGTGATGGTCATTCATACTGTTTTACCTCATAATCAGTGCTCATCCTTCTTTCCAGCGTGGTCCTTAATTTCAAAGTGAGTGTTATATACACAatgatcttttatttttttccctccatggttcaaattttataatttaaatcctGAATTGGTTTCATTTCTCTGTCTATAAATTGGATGCTAAGTTTCACAAGTCTGCTGCATTACTTCCATGCTTTAAGAGTATTCTGAAAAGCGTTTCTACTTATTTctttgatttcttttttttttgggttataTATAACTGAAGTGGTGTCTAAAAAGAAAGTACTACTTTATTCGAAATACCATTATAGTGAATATTAGTTGGTTCTAAATTCCTTTAGCTTGgttaaaatttcataaaatgtctcAATCTTATGCTACTGCAAGATTatatagaaaaaattatttaacGAGAAAGAGAGGGCAACAAGTTGAAGATAGAAGAGGCCAGTTTTGCTATATTCActtttggatttttttgaaagaaattaaaatttacatCTTTTCATTACAGATGTTTGTTACTATTATAAAATCGGTGTTCAATTAATATCATTGGTTGgatttctatgctttattgtTTGATGTTGTTCCTACTTCTAATGTTTCTCTTATTTTAAGTTCAAATATATTTGTATGTGGTATTTATTAACCTacctatttaatttttttgatcTTCCCATAGTTTTAATTTTACATTtaaagttcttttttttttctttagaggAATCAATTATTTTGCAAGATACTCCAATTATTAATGCCAATTTCATATTATCAGGTATGAGTTTATTGTTTCAAATTTTCTAATTTCTTCGTTAACTTAGATTTTTTTATGTTGTTTATTATGCATTTAGTTATtaataaattcataattcatgatTGTCTGTTTAAATATTTCTTTGACGTGTATATCTTTATATTTGATTTATTTATAATAAGTTTTTTTGTTTTATAATAAAAACCCAAATCAAGATGACTCTGAAATACATGATCCTACTGTAAATTCTTGGAATGAGCTTCGGTCTCCTATTGATCATCCACTTTTTTCACAAAGTGAAATTCAAGGTATTTCAGTATACTTATAATTGATTTATTTATGGAATTTGCATTTTTCGTATTAATTTAGATATAATCTACTCATTCAGTATATTTAGTCACGTTATGTTCCTTTATAATTTCAATATTCTGGTCGTAATAAATTTTATGacattttttttaccaaatataatatgataaaaaatagTATTCATTGATTTTAAATACTTTCAATATAAGTGTCTCAAATTTGgttagattattattattattattaaatatttatattttcaatttatagACAATGAGTATCCAGTGAATAATTTCTGAATCTTTAATTGTTTTACTGgtatatttttttaagtaaaaaaaaattaagaagcaTTTAAGTCttcatttaatataattttttatttagttaaattTGTAAGGATttgtttattatttaaattttttattcatttttgtaGGTTGTCTCGATATTGGTGATCCTGTGTATACTTGTCTATATTGTGGTGCGTCGTTTTGGTTACTAGAGCGGGTTGAAAAATGGTCAAGAATTAATCAGCCTCTTTTTGCACTTTGTTGTTTTCAAGGAAAAATTCAATTACCGTATCTTCAGAAAGCtccaaatttattatatattttgattCATGGTCATGATAGTAAGTCTTTACTGTTTCAGAAGAAAATTCGGTATTATAATAGTATGTTTGCTTTCACTTCTTTTGGTGGTAAAGTAATAGACTCAGTGAATGATGGAACTGGCCCACCACAATTCATCATAAGTGGCCAAAATTATCATAGGATTGAAAGTTTATTACCTCAGGCTGGTCAAGTTCCAAAATTTGTCCAATTATACATATATGACACAGAACATGAGTTAACGCATAGAGAAGGAATATTTGGGTAAGGTCAACTCTTACAAAAATTTTGTTATGATTGTTTGTAATTctaatttgtttcttttattttcaatttaatttttagttGGTAAGATACTAATATGAATGTAACTTTGATTATTATAATCAAAATGTTCGTATCTTATTGTTTAAATATTGTTGTTAAGATTCATTCTAATTATAAAAAATGCATGTTTCTTCATTTTAAGTAAAATTACTTAGTAATATTGTGTTactatttttcttaattataGGCAAAGTTTAAATATAGATAGACAGTTGATAATTGATTTGACCCAAATGATTGATCAACACAATCCCATAGCACAATCATTTAGAAGAGTGAGAGAATTCCATGAGAATCACCCGTCTGAGGTGTTTTCTTTGAAATTGTTTAGTCAAAGAGAACGTGATCGAAGAGTTTATAATTATCCTTCGTGCGATGAAGTTGCTGCTTTGGttgttggtgattttgattctTCTGATACTGGTCGTGAT from Arachis ipaensis cultivar K30076 chromosome B09, Araip1.1, whole genome shotgun sequence includes these protein-coding regions:
- the LOC107617222 gene encoding uncharacterized protein LOC107617222, yielding MRLEVEDQASTFMASLVIDFLSKRKNLPFLQITSDLLLFILRMDDYLPSAHSIEESIILQDTPIINANFILSDDSEIHDPTVNSWNELRSPIDHPLFSQSEIQGCLDIGDPVYTCLYCGASFWLLERVEKWSRINQPLFALCCFQGKIQLPYLQKAPNLLYILIHGHDSKSLLFQKKIRYYNSMFAFTSFGGKVIDSVNDGTGPPQFIISGQNYHRIESLLPQAGQVPKFVQLYIYDTEHELTHREGIFGQSLNIDRQLIIDLTQMIDQHNPIAQSFRRVREFHENHPSEVFSLKLFSQRERDRRVYNYPSCDEVAALVVGDFDSSDTGRDVIVKSVAGQLQRIYETHALYWPL